Proteins encoded by one window of Brienomyrus brachyistius isolate T26 chromosome 1, BBRACH_0.4, whole genome shotgun sequence:
- the LOC125745200 gene encoding calcium-independent phospholipase A2-gamma-like isoform X17, which produces MPVKWIINTSMFSLSRGRHLRHQQGQCQALQCCSRLNVPRILNHDIHGLRWWRIGGTQVRVHRTWVFRPCRLHYSLGAGAHISPLSTSASLSCADRSPGMWRLKRTLDSVSRAISSTHTDLLSRISHLKSGPREGGGIRSSTSEAKGQGTGVHTVSEKAEGLQDGKDPKDSPTQGTGRPGMEVVDSSQGIPAPSQTPWLFHPSKLPVNLGETYNYLAHHVNEYFGNVTKPGTTEPGCKDPKASSAGPGRSDQSGVDTVSSLMSSGAGSAKDATSPPASPPSPKKGIGHYLSYPGPSVQAFVGSYITPLVPKFRPGSKAVEAVKDGLPPVEESLPKQADSAEARERKAAEDRAKRLLLQREKVGEDRAKRLLLQREKVGEDRAKRLLLQREKIIARVSVDNRTRALVQALQRASDLRLCISRAEDLSYHLLEFPETRGVAVKEQLVPCLLRLRQAGSPALQAAVRETLALVGYADPMKGWGVRLLSIDGGGTRGVVALRTLRKLEELTGKPTYQLFDYICGVSTGAILAFMLGMYQMSLDECEELYRRLGSEVFKQNVIVGTVKMGWSHAFYDSQIWETILKEQMGSDLMVETSRNPECPKVAAVSTIVNRGTPLRAFVFRNYNLPPGVRSHYLGGCQHKLWQAIRASSAAPGYFQEFMLGDDLHQDGGLLVNNPTAVALHESQCLWPGARLQCVVSLGTGRLESSARYNTTYTSLKTKLSHVISSATDTEEVHTMLDALLPPNTYFRFNPYLSEDIPLDERRRERLALLQLEGQCYLERNEHKLRRAASVLLGEKSALQRLGERAALRGTMLRGMKRVPFFSRSWTS; this is translated from the exons ATGCCTGTTAAATGGATCATAAACACGTCCATGTTCAGCCTGAGCAGGGGCAGACACCTGCGGCACCAGCAAGGGCAGTGCCAGGCATTGCAGTGCTGTTCCAGATTGAACGTACCACGGATTCTGAACCATGACATCCACGGCCTCCGCTGGTGGCGTATCGGAGGCACACAAGTCAGGGTGCACAGGACATGGGTCTTCAGGCCCTGTCGGCTGCACTACAGTCTGGGCGCAGGTGCCCACATCTCCCCCCTGAGCACCTCAGCATCCCTCAGCTGTGCTGACCGCAGCCCAGGTATGTGGCGTCTTAAAAGGACATTGGACTCTGTTTCCAGGGCTATCAGCAGCACCCACACCGACTTGCTCTCCCGGATATCGCACCTGAAATCTGGCCCCAGGGAAGGGGGTGGAATCAGATCATCAACATCAGAAGCTAAAGGTCAGGGCACTGGAGTACACACTGTCTCTGAGAAGGCTGAGGGACTCCAGGATGGGAAAGACCCAAAGGATAGCCCCACCCAAGGCACTGGGAGACCAGGGATGGAAGTGGTAGACTCCAGTCAGGGCATACCTGCTCCCAGCCAGACACCCTGGCTGTTCCACCCTAGCAAGCTCCCTGTAAACTTAGGTGAGACCTACAATTACTTGGCGCACCATGTCAACGAGTACTTTGGGAATGTCACAAAACCAGGGACTACGGAGCCTGGCTGCAAGGACCCCAAAGCGTCCTCTGCTGGCCCGGGCAGATCTGACCAAAGTGGGGTGGACACCGTTTCCAGCCTGATGTCCTCCGGGGCTGGGTCTGCTAAAGACGCCACGTCTCCCCCCGCCTCTCCTCCATCTCCGAAGAAGGGCATTGGGCACTATCTGTCATACCCTGGGCCCAGTGTTCAGGCCTTCGTGGGCAGCTATATCACCCCCCTCGTGCCGAAATTTCGTCCCGGCTCCAAAGCTGTGGAGGCAGTGAAGGACGGGCTGCCCCCAGTGGAGGAGTCACTTCCGAAGCAGGCAGACTCAGCGGAAGCCAGAGAGAGGAAGGCGGCTGAGGACAGAGCTAAGCGCCTACTGCTGCAGAGGGAGAAGGTGGGTGAGGACAGAGCTAAGCGCCTACTGCTGCAGAGGGAGAAGGTGGGTGAGGACAGAGCTAAGCGCCTACTGCTGCAGAGGGAGAAG atCATCGCCAGGGTGAGTGTGGACAACAGGACAAGGGCCCTGGTTCAGGCACTGCAGAGGGCGTCCGACCTCCGGCTCTGCATCAGCCGGGCGGAGGACCTGAGCTACCACCTCCTGGAGTTTCCTGAGACTAGGGGTGTGGCTGTCAAG gagcagCTGGTCCCATGTCTCCTGCGTCTTCGCCAGGCCGGGAGCCCAGCTCTGCAGGCTGCTGTGCGGGAGACGCTGGCCCTTGTGGGCTATGCTGACCCCATGAAGGGCTGGGGCGTCCGACTGCTCTCCATCGACGGAGGGGGGACCag gggAGTGGTGGCCCTTCGGACCTTGCGCAAACTGGAGGAGCTGACTGGGAAGCCCACCTACCAGCTCTTTGACTACATCTGTGGAGTGAGCACAG GGGCTATCCTGGCCTTCATGCTGGGTATGTACCAGATGTCCCTGGACGAGTGTGAGGAGCTGTACCGCAGGCTGGGCTCTGAGGTGTTCAAGCAGAACGTCATCGTGGGCACGGTGAAGATGGGCTGGAGCCACGCTTTCTACGACAGCCAGATCTGGGAGACCATCCTCAA GGAGCAGATGGGGTCGGACCTTATGGTGGAAACATCCAGAAACCCTGAGTGTCCCAAG GTGGCTGCAGTGAGCACAATTGTGAACAGGGGAACTCCATTGAGGGCATTCGTCTTCAGGAACTacaacctgccccctggtgtgCGTTCCCACTACCTGGGGGGCTGTCAGCACAAGCTGTGGCAGGCCATCAGGGCCTCCTCTGCTGCTCCAGGCTACTTCCAGGAGTTCATGCTGGGGGATGACCTTCACCAG GATGGTGGCCTCCTGGTCAACAACCCCACAGCAGTGGCTCTCCACGAGAGTCAGTGTCTGTGGCCCGGCGCCCGGCTGCAGTGCGTGGTGTCACTGGGCACCGGCCGGCTGGAGAGCTCGGCTCGCTACAACACCACCTACACCAGCCTGAAGACCAAGCTGAGCCACGTCATTAGCAGTGCCACAGACACTGAAG AGGTTCACACCATGCTggatgccctcctcccccccaacaCCTACTTCCGCTTCAACCCCTACCTGAGTGAGGACATCCCCCTGGATGAGCGGCGGAGGGAGCGTCTGGCGCTGCTGCAGCTTGAGGGCCAGTGTTACCTGGAGCGCAATGAGCACAAACTGCGCAGGGCGGCCAGTGTGCTGCTGGGGGAAAAGAGCGCCCTCCAGAGGCTTGGCGAGAGGGCTGCGCTCAGGGGAACCATGCTTCGTGGCATGAAACGTGTCCCCTTCTTCTCAAGGTCCTGGACCTCATGA
- the LOC125745200 gene encoding calcium-independent phospholipase A2-gamma-like isoform X16 has translation MPVKWIINTSMFSLSRGRHLRHQQGQCQALQCCSRLNVPRILNHDIHGLRWWRIGGTQVRVHRTWVFRPCRLHYSLGAGAHISPLSTSASLSCADRSPGMWRLKRTLDSVSRAISSTHTDLLSRISHLKSGPREGGGIRSSTSEAKGQGTGVHTVSEKAEGLQDGKDPKDSPTQGTGRPGMEVVDSSQGIPAPSQTPWLFHPSKLPVNLGETYNYLAHHVNEYFGNVTKPGTTEPGCKDPKASSAGPGRSDQSGVDTVSSLMSSGAGSAKDATSPPASPPSPKKGIGHYLSYPGPSVQAFVGSYITPLVPKFRPGSKAVEAVKDGLPPVEESLPKQADSAEARERKAAEDRAKRLLLQREKVGEDRAKRLLLQREKVGEDRAKRLLLQREKVGEDRAKRLLLQREKIIARVSVDNRTRALVQALQRASDLRLCISRAEDLSYHLLEFPETRGVAVKEQLVPCLLRLRQAGSPALQAAVRETLALVGYADPMKGWGVRLLSIDGGGTRGVVALRTLRKLEELTGKPTYQLFDYICGVSTGAILAFMLGMYQMSLDECEELYRRLGSEVFKQNVIVGTVKMGWSHAFYDSQIWETILKEQMGSDLMVETSRNPECPKVAAVSTIVNRGTPLRAFVFRNYNLPPGVRSHYLGGCQHKLWQAIRASSAAPGYFQEFMLGDDLHQDGGLLVNNPTAVALHESQCLWPGARLQCVVSLGTGRLESSARYNTTYTSLKTKLSHVISSATDTEEVHTMLDALLPPNTYFRFNPYLSEDIPLDERRRERLALLQLEGQCYLERNEHKLRRAASVLLGEKSALQRLGERAALRGTMLRGMKRVPFFSRSWTS, from the exons ATGCCTGTTAAATGGATCATAAACACGTCCATGTTCAGCCTGAGCAGGGGCAGACACCTGCGGCACCAGCAAGGGCAGTGCCAGGCATTGCAGTGCTGTTCCAGATTGAACGTACCACGGATTCTGAACCATGACATCCACGGCCTCCGCTGGTGGCGTATCGGAGGCACACAAGTCAGGGTGCACAGGACATGGGTCTTCAGGCCCTGTCGGCTGCACTACAGTCTGGGCGCAGGTGCCCACATCTCCCCCCTGAGCACCTCAGCATCCCTCAGCTGTGCTGACCGCAGCCCAGGTATGTGGCGTCTTAAAAGGACATTGGACTCTGTTTCCAGGGCTATCAGCAGCACCCACACCGACTTGCTCTCCCGGATATCGCACCTGAAATCTGGCCCCAGGGAAGGGGGTGGAATCAGATCATCAACATCAGAAGCTAAAGGTCAGGGCACTGGAGTACACACTGTCTCTGAGAAGGCTGAGGGACTCCAGGATGGGAAAGACCCAAAGGATAGCCCCACCCAAGGCACTGGGAGACCAGGGATGGAAGTGGTAGACTCCAGTCAGGGCATACCTGCTCCCAGCCAGACACCCTGGCTGTTCCACCCTAGCAAGCTCCCTGTAAACTTAGGTGAGACCTACAATTACTTGGCGCACCATGTCAACGAGTACTTTGGGAATGTCACAAAACCAGGGACTACGGAGCCTGGCTGCAAGGACCCCAAAGCGTCCTCTGCTGGCCCGGGCAGATCTGACCAAAGTGGGGTGGACACCGTTTCCAGCCTGATGTCCTCCGGGGCTGGGTCTGCTAAAGACGCCACGTCTCCCCCCGCCTCTCCTCCATCTCCGAAGAAGGGCATTGGGCACTATCTGTCATACCCTGGGCCCAGTGTTCAGGCCTTCGTGGGCAGCTATATCACCCCCCTCGTGCCGAAATTTCGTCCCGGCTCCAAAGCTGTGGAGGCAGTGAAGGACGGGCTGCCCCCAGTGGAGGAGTCACTTCCGAAGCAGGCAGACTCAGCGGAAGCCAGAGAGAGGAAGGCGGCTGAGGACAGAGCTAAGCGCCTACTGCTGCAGAGGGAGAAGGTGGGTGAGGACAGAGCTAAGCGCCTACTGCTGCAGAGGGAGAAGGTGGGTGAGGACAGAGCTAAGCGCCTACTGCTGCAGAGGGAGAAG GTGGGTGAGGACAGAGCTAAGCGCCTACTGCTGCAGAGGGAGAAG atCATCGCCAGGGTGAGTGTGGACAACAGGACAAGGGCCCTGGTTCAGGCACTGCAGAGGGCGTCCGACCTCCGGCTCTGCATCAGCCGGGCGGAGGACCTGAGCTACCACCTCCTGGAGTTTCCTGAGACTAGGGGTGTGGCTGTCAAG gagcagCTGGTCCCATGTCTCCTGCGTCTTCGCCAGGCCGGGAGCCCAGCTCTGCAGGCTGCTGTGCGGGAGACGCTGGCCCTTGTGGGCTATGCTGACCCCATGAAGGGCTGGGGCGTCCGACTGCTCTCCATCGACGGAGGGGGGACCag gggAGTGGTGGCCCTTCGGACCTTGCGCAAACTGGAGGAGCTGACTGGGAAGCCCACCTACCAGCTCTTTGACTACATCTGTGGAGTGAGCACAG GGGCTATCCTGGCCTTCATGCTGGGTATGTACCAGATGTCCCTGGACGAGTGTGAGGAGCTGTACCGCAGGCTGGGCTCTGAGGTGTTCAAGCAGAACGTCATCGTGGGCACGGTGAAGATGGGCTGGAGCCACGCTTTCTACGACAGCCAGATCTGGGAGACCATCCTCAA GGAGCAGATGGGGTCGGACCTTATGGTGGAAACATCCAGAAACCCTGAGTGTCCCAAG GTGGCTGCAGTGAGCACAATTGTGAACAGGGGAACTCCATTGAGGGCATTCGTCTTCAGGAACTacaacctgccccctggtgtgCGTTCCCACTACCTGGGGGGCTGTCAGCACAAGCTGTGGCAGGCCATCAGGGCCTCCTCTGCTGCTCCAGGCTACTTCCAGGAGTTCATGCTGGGGGATGACCTTCACCAG GATGGTGGCCTCCTGGTCAACAACCCCACAGCAGTGGCTCTCCACGAGAGTCAGTGTCTGTGGCCCGGCGCCCGGCTGCAGTGCGTGGTGTCACTGGGCACCGGCCGGCTGGAGAGCTCGGCTCGCTACAACACCACCTACACCAGCCTGAAGACCAAGCTGAGCCACGTCATTAGCAGTGCCACAGACACTGAAG AGGTTCACACCATGCTggatgccctcctcccccccaacaCCTACTTCCGCTTCAACCCCTACCTGAGTGAGGACATCCCCCTGGATGAGCGGCGGAGGGAGCGTCTGGCGCTGCTGCAGCTTGAGGGCCAGTGTTACCTGGAGCGCAATGAGCACAAACTGCGCAGGGCGGCCAGTGTGCTGCTGGGGGAAAAGAGCGCCCTCCAGAGGCTTGGCGAGAGGGCTGCGCTCAGGGGAACCATGCTTCGTGGCATGAAACGTGTCCCCTTCTTCTCAAGGTCCTGGACCTCATGA
- the LOC125745200 gene encoding calcium-independent phospholipase A2-gamma-like isoform X1, with protein sequence MPVKWIINTSMFSLSRGRHLRHQQGQCQALQCCSRLNVPRILNHDIHGLRWWRIGGTQVRVHRTWVFRPCRLHYSLGAGAHISPLSTSASLSCADRSPGMWRLKRTLDSVSRAISSTHTDLLSRISHLKSGPREGGGIRSSTSEAKGQGTGVHTVSEKAEGLQDGKDPKDSPTQGTGRPGMEVVDSSQGIPAPSQTPWLFHPSKLPVNLGETYNYLAHHVNEYFGNVTKPGTTEPGCKDPKASSAGPGRSDQSGVDTVSSLMSSGAGSAKDATSPPASPPSPKKGIGHYLSYPGPSVQAFVGSYITPLVPKFRPGSKAVEAVKDGLPPVEESLPKQADSAEARERKAAEDRAKRLLLQREKVGEDRAKRLLLQREKVGEDRAKRLLLQREKVGEDRAKRLLLQREKVGEDRAKRLLLQREKVGEDRAKRLLLQREKVGEDRAKRLLLQREKVGEDRAKRLLLQREKVGEDRAKRLLLQREKVGEDRAKRLLLQREKVGEDRAKRLLLQREKIIARVSVDNRTRALVQALQRASDLRLCISRAEDLSYHLLEFPETRGVAVKEQLVPCLLRLRQAGSPALQAAVRETLALVGYADPMKGWGVRLLSIDGGGTRGVVALRTLRKLEELTGKPTYQLFDYICGVSTGAILAFMLGMYQMSLDECEELYRRLGSEVFKQNVIVGTVKMGWSHAFYDSQIWETILKEQMGSDLMVETSRNPECPKVAAVSTIVNRGTPLRAFVFRNYNLPPGVRSHYLGGCQHKLWQAIRASSAAPGYFQEFMLGDDLHQDGGLLVNNPTAVALHESQCLWPGARLQCVVSLGTGRLESSARYNTTYTSLKTKLSHVISSATDTEEVHTMLDALLPPNTYFRFNPYLSEDIPLDERRRERLALLQLEGQCYLERNEHKLRRAASVLLGEKSALQRLGERAALRGTMLRGMKRVPFFSRSWTS encoded by the exons ATGCCTGTTAAATGGATCATAAACACGTCCATGTTCAGCCTGAGCAGGGGCAGACACCTGCGGCACCAGCAAGGGCAGTGCCAGGCATTGCAGTGCTGTTCCAGATTGAACGTACCACGGATTCTGAACCATGACATCCACGGCCTCCGCTGGTGGCGTATCGGAGGCACACAAGTCAGGGTGCACAGGACATGGGTCTTCAGGCCCTGTCGGCTGCACTACAGTCTGGGCGCAGGTGCCCACATCTCCCCCCTGAGCACCTCAGCATCCCTCAGCTGTGCTGACCGCAGCCCAGGTATGTGGCGTCTTAAAAGGACATTGGACTCTGTTTCCAGGGCTATCAGCAGCACCCACACCGACTTGCTCTCCCGGATATCGCACCTGAAATCTGGCCCCAGGGAAGGGGGTGGAATCAGATCATCAACATCAGAAGCTAAAGGTCAGGGCACTGGAGTACACACTGTCTCTGAGAAGGCTGAGGGACTCCAGGATGGGAAAGACCCAAAGGATAGCCCCACCCAAGGCACTGGGAGACCAGGGATGGAAGTGGTAGACTCCAGTCAGGGCATACCTGCTCCCAGCCAGACACCCTGGCTGTTCCACCCTAGCAAGCTCCCTGTAAACTTAGGTGAGACCTACAATTACTTGGCGCACCATGTCAACGAGTACTTTGGGAATGTCACAAAACCAGGGACTACGGAGCCTGGCTGCAAGGACCCCAAAGCGTCCTCTGCTGGCCCGGGCAGATCTGACCAAAGTGGGGTGGACACCGTTTCCAGCCTGATGTCCTCCGGGGCTGGGTCTGCTAAAGACGCCACGTCTCCCCCCGCCTCTCCTCCATCTCCGAAGAAGGGCATTGGGCACTATCTGTCATACCCTGGGCCCAGTGTTCAGGCCTTCGTGGGCAGCTATATCACCCCCCTCGTGCCGAAATTTCGTCCCGGCTCCAAAGCTGTGGAGGCAGTGAAGGACGGGCTGCCCCCAGTGGAGGAGTCACTTCCGAAGCAGGCAGACTCAGCGGAAGCCAGAGAGAGGAAGGCGGCTGAGGACAGAGCTAAGCGCCTACTGCTGCAGAGGGAGAAGGTGGGTGAGGACAGAGCTAAGCGCCTACTGCTGCAGAGGGAGAAGGTGGGTGAGGACAGAGCTAAGCGCCTACTGCTGCAGAGGGAGAAG GTGGGTGAGGACAGAGCTAAGCGCCTACTGCTGCAGAGGGAGAAG GTGGGTGAGGACAGAGCTAAGCGCCTACTGctgcagagggagaaagtgggtGAGGACAGAGCTAAGCGCCTACTGCTGCAGAGGGAGAAGGTGGGTGAGGACAGAGCTAAGCGCCTACTGCTGCAGAGGGAGAAGGTGGGTGAGGACAGAGCTAAGCGCCTTCTGCTGCAGAGGGAGAAGGTGGGTGAGGACAGAGCTAAGCGCCTTCTGCTGCAGAGGGAGAAGGTGGGTGAGGACAGAGCTAAGCGCCTACTGCTGCAGAGGGAGAAGGTGGGTGAGGACAGAGCTAAGCGCCTTCTGCTGCAGAGGGAGAAG atCATCGCCAGGGTGAGTGTGGACAACAGGACAAGGGCCCTGGTTCAGGCACTGCAGAGGGCGTCCGACCTCCGGCTCTGCATCAGCCGGGCGGAGGACCTGAGCTACCACCTCCTGGAGTTTCCTGAGACTAGGGGTGTGGCTGTCAAG gagcagCTGGTCCCATGTCTCCTGCGTCTTCGCCAGGCCGGGAGCCCAGCTCTGCAGGCTGCTGTGCGGGAGACGCTGGCCCTTGTGGGCTATGCTGACCCCATGAAGGGCTGGGGCGTCCGACTGCTCTCCATCGACGGAGGGGGGACCag gggAGTGGTGGCCCTTCGGACCTTGCGCAAACTGGAGGAGCTGACTGGGAAGCCCACCTACCAGCTCTTTGACTACATCTGTGGAGTGAGCACAG GGGCTATCCTGGCCTTCATGCTGGGTATGTACCAGATGTCCCTGGACGAGTGTGAGGAGCTGTACCGCAGGCTGGGCTCTGAGGTGTTCAAGCAGAACGTCATCGTGGGCACGGTGAAGATGGGCTGGAGCCACGCTTTCTACGACAGCCAGATCTGGGAGACCATCCTCAA GGAGCAGATGGGGTCGGACCTTATGGTGGAAACATCCAGAAACCCTGAGTGTCCCAAG GTGGCTGCAGTGAGCACAATTGTGAACAGGGGAACTCCATTGAGGGCATTCGTCTTCAGGAACTacaacctgccccctggtgtgCGTTCCCACTACCTGGGGGGCTGTCAGCACAAGCTGTGGCAGGCCATCAGGGCCTCCTCTGCTGCTCCAGGCTACTTCCAGGAGTTCATGCTGGGGGATGACCTTCACCAG GATGGTGGCCTCCTGGTCAACAACCCCACAGCAGTGGCTCTCCACGAGAGTCAGTGTCTGTGGCCCGGCGCCCGGCTGCAGTGCGTGGTGTCACTGGGCACCGGCCGGCTGGAGAGCTCGGCTCGCTACAACACCACCTACACCAGCCTGAAGACCAAGCTGAGCCACGTCATTAGCAGTGCCACAGACACTGAAG AGGTTCACACCATGCTggatgccctcctcccccccaacaCCTACTTCCGCTTCAACCCCTACCTGAGTGAGGACATCCCCCTGGATGAGCGGCGGAGGGAGCGTCTGGCGCTGCTGCAGCTTGAGGGCCAGTGTTACCTGGAGCGCAATGAGCACAAACTGCGCAGGGCGGCCAGTGTGCTGCTGGGGGAAAAGAGCGCCCTCCAGAGGCTTGGCGAGAGGGCTGCGCTCAGGGGAACCATGCTTCGTGGCATGAAACGTGTCCCCTTCTTCTCAAGGTCCTGGACCTCATGA
- the LOC125745200 gene encoding calcium-independent phospholipase A2-gamma-like isoform X3 codes for MPVKWIINTSMFSLSRGRHLRHQQGQCQALQCCSRLNVPRILNHDIHGLRWWRIGGTQVRVHRTWVFRPCRLHYSLGAGAHISPLSTSASLSCADRSPGMWRLKRTLDSVSRAISSTHTDLLSRISHLKSGPREGGGIRSSTSEAKGQGTGVHTVSEKAEGLQDGKDPKDSPTQGTGRPGMEVVDSSQGIPAPSQTPWLFHPSKLPVNLGETYNYLAHHVNEYFGNVTKPGTTEPGCKDPKASSAGPGRSDQSGVDTVSSLMSSGAGSAKDATSPPASPPSPKKGIGHYLSYPGPSVQAFVGSYITPLVPKFRPGSKAVEAVKDGLPPVEESLPKQADSAEARERKAAEDRAKRLLLQREKVGEDRAKRLLLQREKVGEDRAKRLLLQREKVGEDRAKRLLLQREKVGEDRAKRLLLQREKVGEDRAKRLLLQREKVGEDRAKRLLLQREKVGEDRAKRLLLQREKVGEDRAKRLLLQREKVGEDRAKRLLLQREKIIARVSVDNRTRALVQALQRASDLRLCISRAEDLSYHLLEFPETRGVAVKEQLVPCLLRLRQAGSPALQAAVRETLALVGYADPMKGWGVRLLSIDGGGTRGVVALRTLRKLEELTGKPTYQLFDYICGVSTGAILAFMLGMYQMSLDECEELYRRLGSEVFKQNVIVGTVKMGWSHAFYDSQIWETILKEQMGSDLMVETSRNPECPKVAAVSTIVNRGTPLRAFVFRNYNLPPGVRSHYLGGCQHKLWQAIRASSAAPGYFQEFMLGDDLHQDGGLLVNNPTAVALHESQCLWPGARLQCVVSLGTGRLESSARYNTTYTSLKTKLSHVISSATDTEEVHTMLDALLPPNTYFRFNPYLSEDIPLDERRRERLALLQLEGQCYLERNEHKLRRAASVLLGEKSALQRLGERAALRGTMLRGMKRVPFFSRSWTS; via the exons ATGCCTGTTAAATGGATCATAAACACGTCCATGTTCAGCCTGAGCAGGGGCAGACACCTGCGGCACCAGCAAGGGCAGTGCCAGGCATTGCAGTGCTGTTCCAGATTGAACGTACCACGGATTCTGAACCATGACATCCACGGCCTCCGCTGGTGGCGTATCGGAGGCACACAAGTCAGGGTGCACAGGACATGGGTCTTCAGGCCCTGTCGGCTGCACTACAGTCTGGGCGCAGGTGCCCACATCTCCCCCCTGAGCACCTCAGCATCCCTCAGCTGTGCTGACCGCAGCCCAGGTATGTGGCGTCTTAAAAGGACATTGGACTCTGTTTCCAGGGCTATCAGCAGCACCCACACCGACTTGCTCTCCCGGATATCGCACCTGAAATCTGGCCCCAGGGAAGGGGGTGGAATCAGATCATCAACATCAGAAGCTAAAGGTCAGGGCACTGGAGTACACACTGTCTCTGAGAAGGCTGAGGGACTCCAGGATGGGAAAGACCCAAAGGATAGCCCCACCCAAGGCACTGGGAGACCAGGGATGGAAGTGGTAGACTCCAGTCAGGGCATACCTGCTCCCAGCCAGACACCCTGGCTGTTCCACCCTAGCAAGCTCCCTGTAAACTTAGGTGAGACCTACAATTACTTGGCGCACCATGTCAACGAGTACTTTGGGAATGTCACAAAACCAGGGACTACGGAGCCTGGCTGCAAGGACCCCAAAGCGTCCTCTGCTGGCCCGGGCAGATCTGACCAAAGTGGGGTGGACACCGTTTCCAGCCTGATGTCCTCCGGGGCTGGGTCTGCTAAAGACGCCACGTCTCCCCCCGCCTCTCCTCCATCTCCGAAGAAGGGCATTGGGCACTATCTGTCATACCCTGGGCCCAGTGTTCAGGCCTTCGTGGGCAGCTATATCACCCCCCTCGTGCCGAAATTTCGTCCCGGCTCCAAAGCTGTGGAGGCAGTGAAGGACGGGCTGCCCCCAGTGGAGGAGTCACTTCCGAAGCAGGCAGACTCAGCGGAAGCCAGAGAGAGGAAGGCGGCTGAGGACAGAGCTAAGCGCCTACTGCTGCAGAGGGAGAAGGTGGGTGAGGACAGAGCTAAGCGCCTACTGCTGCAGAGGGAGAAGGTGGGTGAGGACAGAGCTAAGCGCCTACTGCTGCAGAGGGAGAAG GTGGGTGAGGACAGAGCTAAGCGCCTACTGCTGCAGAGGGAGAAGGTGGGTGAGGACAGAGCTAAGCGCCTTCTGCTGCAGAGGGAGAAG GTGGGTGAGGACAGAGCTAAGCGCCTACTGCTGCAGAGGGAGAAGGTGGGTGAGGACAGAGCTAAGCGCCTTCTGCTGCAGAGGGAGAAGGTGGGTGAGGACAGAGCTAAGCGCCTTCTGCTGCAGAGGGAGAAGGTGGGTGAGGACAGAGCTAAGCGCCTACTGCTGCAGAGGGAGAAGGTGGGTGAGGACAGAGCTAAGCGCCTTCTGCTGCAGAGGGAGAAG atCATCGCCAGGGTGAGTGTGGACAACAGGACAAGGGCCCTGGTTCAGGCACTGCAGAGGGCGTCCGACCTCCGGCTCTGCATCAGCCGGGCGGAGGACCTGAGCTACCACCTCCTGGAGTTTCCTGAGACTAGGGGTGTGGCTGTCAAG gagcagCTGGTCCCATGTCTCCTGCGTCTTCGCCAGGCCGGGAGCCCAGCTCTGCAGGCTGCTGTGCGGGAGACGCTGGCCCTTGTGGGCTATGCTGACCCCATGAAGGGCTGGGGCGTCCGACTGCTCTCCATCGACGGAGGGGGGACCag gggAGTGGTGGCCCTTCGGACCTTGCGCAAACTGGAGGAGCTGACTGGGAAGCCCACCTACCAGCTCTTTGACTACATCTGTGGAGTGAGCACAG GGGCTATCCTGGCCTTCATGCTGGGTATGTACCAGATGTCCCTGGACGAGTGTGAGGAGCTGTACCGCAGGCTGGGCTCTGAGGTGTTCAAGCAGAACGTCATCGTGGGCACGGTGAAGATGGGCTGGAGCCACGCTTTCTACGACAGCCAGATCTGGGAGACCATCCTCAA GGAGCAGATGGGGTCGGACCTTATGGTGGAAACATCCAGAAACCCTGAGTGTCCCAAG GTGGCTGCAGTGAGCACAATTGTGAACAGGGGAACTCCATTGAGGGCATTCGTCTTCAGGAACTacaacctgccccctggtgtgCGTTCCCACTACCTGGGGGGCTGTCAGCACAAGCTGTGGCAGGCCATCAGGGCCTCCTCTGCTGCTCCAGGCTACTTCCAGGAGTTCATGCTGGGGGATGACCTTCACCAG GATGGTGGCCTCCTGGTCAACAACCCCACAGCAGTGGCTCTCCACGAGAGTCAGTGTCTGTGGCCCGGCGCCCGGCTGCAGTGCGTGGTGTCACTGGGCACCGGCCGGCTGGAGAGCTCGGCTCGCTACAACACCACCTACACCAGCCTGAAGACCAAGCTGAGCCACGTCATTAGCAGTGCCACAGACACTGAAG AGGTTCACACCATGCTggatgccctcctcccccccaacaCCTACTTCCGCTTCAACCCCTACCTGAGTGAGGACATCCCCCTGGATGAGCGGCGGAGGGAGCGTCTGGCGCTGCTGCAGCTTGAGGGCCAGTGTTACCTGGAGCGCAATGAGCACAAACTGCGCAGGGCGGCCAGTGTGCTGCTGGGGGAAAAGAGCGCCCTCCAGAGGCTTGGCGAGAGGGCTGCGCTCAGGGGAACCATGCTTCGTGGCATGAAACGTGTCCCCTTCTTCTCAAGGTCCTGGACCTCATGA